The Panicum hallii strain FIL2 chromosome 9, PHallii_v3.1, whole genome shotgun sequence genome has a window encoding:
- the LOC112875855 gene encoding auxin-responsive protein IAA14-like, which yields MEMIDAELRLGPPGGEVTVVQPARKPAAAKRSSSAVKSEASGTGGHDDDAAPASKVQVVGWPPVRAYRKNAFHATAEAASARTKGEQGGLYVKVSMDGAPYLRKVDLRTYGGYRELRDALDALFGCFSSSAVDGGCQFAIAYEDKDGDLMLAGDVPWEMFICSCKKLRIMRGSEAR from the exons ATGGAGATGATCGACGCGGAGCTGCGTCTCGGTCCGCCCGGCGGCGAGGTTACGGTCGTGCAGCCGGCGAggaagccggcggcggcgaaacGGTCGTCGTCGGCGGTGAAGAGCGAGGCCTCCGGGACCGGTGGCCATGACGACGACGCCGCGCCGGCCTCCAA GGTGCAGGTGGTGGGGTGGCCGCCGGTCAGGGCGTACCGGAAGAACGCGTTCCATGCGACTGCGGAGGCGGCGTCGGCGAGGACGAAGGGCGAGCAGGGAGGTCTGTACGTGAAGGTGAGCATGGACGGGGCGCCCTACCTCCGGAAGGTGGACCTGCGGACGTACGGCGGGTACAGGGAGCTGAGGGACGCTCTGGACGCGCTCTTCGGCTGCTTCTCCTCCTCGGCCGTCGACGGCGGCTGCCAGTTCGCCATCGCCTACGAGGACAAGGACGGCGACCTCATGCTCGCCGGCGACGTGCCATGGGA GATGTTCATCTGTTCTTGCAAGAAGCTGAGGATCATGAGGGGCTCTGAAGCAAGATGA